In bacterium, the genomic stretch AAAGAGATATCCATTTTTGTATTCCTTTCTTAAAAGCATCGTTATTTTGTCCGTTAAGAATTTGTATCCCGGTGAGCTTTTTATGAAAATAATCAGGCGATGTCCAGGAATCTCTGTTAAGTAATAATTTTTGTAAAAGCGGGATTTTTACTTCAGGATGCGCTGCAAATGCAATTGATTGTTTTTCAATTCTATCCAATACATTTTTTACAGAAATGTCTGGTTTGTTTGACAGTAATTTTTCGGCACTGTCACCTGATCCTGGAATAAATTTTCTGTTATTAATAACCAGGAGGTGAATATTTCTTCCTTTGGAGTTACCGCATGAAACCTCTTCTCCGGGGAGAATTATAAAAGGCTGCTGTTTATTTAAATCAGAAACGTCTTTTTTAAAGGTTGTCCATTTTGTTAATTTCGGATCTTTTTTAAGATAGTCAGATTGCATATTGTCAAGGTCGTAGGAATGGTCTGTAACTGCAGCCCATTGAAGGCCTGCAGCTTTTCCCATTTCCACAATAGCATTAATGGGAGAGCCGAATTCAACCTGATCCGAAGTATATGAAGAATGGGTGTGAATATCGCCGAAAACTGCAGTATACGAACCTGGAAGATGACTGCTGGAGATGTAAACTTCAAGAGGCCGGTTAATACCTGTGTTGTATGTGCTGTTGAAAAATGTATAAGTTCTTTTTTTTCGCTTCAGATTTATAGTAAAATTAATTCGAATTTTGCCGTGAATATTCTTATCCGGCTCATAAAAAACAATTTTATGCCACATAGGTTTATTGAGATTTTCTGCTATGTCTGTTATTTCTACGGTTTTTTTCTTTGCTCCGGATTCTATCTCTGCTTTGACAGGCATAAGAGTGCACGGATATTTATCTGAATCTTTCACAAGAATCAGTATAGGTAATTTCCTGTTTAATTCAAGCCTGGAAGGAACGTCAATGATAACCTCAGGCAGGTTTTTTGAGATGAGACTGAATCCAAAAAATTTATAGTGAATCTCTGCATACAGAGAAATAAATGGTAAAATGTGTGTAATGTCTTGCATGAAACTCCTTAAATGCTGTTATTTGTTACGGTCATGATTCGCTATTCTTTAATTTTATCTCCCTTCCAAAAAACGCTGGTATTAAAAATGGATAGCAGCAGAATAGTCAAAGTGTAAACTGCAAAAAAAAGTTTATAAAGTACAATATCCATTAAAAGGTATAGCTTCTTTAATATTGAAAGAGGTTTAAATAATATAACTGCAT encodes the following:
- a CDS encoding CehA/McbA family metallohydrolase, producing MQDITHILPFISLYAEIHYKFFGFSLISKNLPEVIIDVPSRLELNRKLPILILVKDSDKYPCTLMPVKAEIESGAKKKTVEITDIAENLNKPMWHKIVFYEPDKNIHGKIRINFTINLKRKKRTYTFFNSTYNTGINRPLEVYISSSHLPGSYTAVFGDIHTHSSYTSDQVEFGSPINAIVEMGKAAGLQWAAVTDHSYDLDNMQSDYLKKDPKLTKWTTFKKDVSDLNKQQPFIILPGEEVSCGNSKGRNIHLLVINNRKFIPGSGDSAEKLLSNKPDISVKNVLDRIEKQSIAFAAHPEVKIPLLQKLLLNRDSWTSPDYFHKKLTGIQILNGQNNDAFKKGIQKWISLLLSGRKISIAAGSDSHGFFNRFIHVGTAFLSVKEEYDKHIFGQMRTGVLLSKKIMNYKSLLDSIRNGNTVISSGPFMNIHTEGNYNTNAGPGEILKNDLAAVSIHCQSSPEFGTLKKCIIYAGDIVNKEESIVYEITSFENKYNFNEYIRVSSNISKGYIRGKLITVLNEKEFFCMTNPVYIDALP